The sequence ggaatatttgttctacctttagctcctcgttgggtttgagactcttacttatcaaaagagtctacaactgatcccctatacttgtgggtaagacctttttctggcacagttgtcggggagcaatagcatggggtgaacaTTCTCGTGTGCGCTTGTTTGCTTTATCGCTAAGTAgcttttatttgctgttctaagttgttctctatctttggtcatggatatggaacacgaaataccaaaaaattaggtgtacttgccactcatggagatggggaacctcctaaaaccctcgatgctcattatgtgaaagatattatgcactactttaataatcctgagaaaacccgaTTCAATTATATAACGGGAgtcacattggatcaacgtgaatactttagggattatcgcttgactcaaaaagggaaactattatgggatcaaattcatatgttgcattggtatgctcggcaactatgcttgagatatgattatacttgttgctctaggataaaggctccacaccttcccttttcatgtaaatttaatgataatgaaactttggcttcttatgctaatggtatatatgattattatgatgtgaaACGAATAGAAgattttgttgcttttaagggtgcttatgaaattgaatctttgtttgaaaagtatgaagcttttgatggtGATGTGTATAGGCCTTAAAATTTCGCTATACTTAAATAttactatgagaattatgaatataatgccgatattgatgcatttattgagaaattctttgttgtccaagaagagactaatatgttacaggaatctatggaagaagaaaatgttgaaactgtgggctcattagatgaaaaatatgatgacgagagtgaagaacaaaaggaggaagagcggattagctacccgtgcccaccttttaatgagagtaaccctccaactcattcattgtttaatgtcccttcgttcttaccgaaggatgaatgctatgataattgctatgatcccattgattcacttgaaatacccctttttgatgaaagtgatgcttgctatgcttgtggccatgatgccaatatgaatgatgcttatggagatgaacttgctatagttccttatgttatgaatggaattgtttctattgcacccacgcatgatagtcctattatctttttgaattctcccaactacactatatcggagaagtttgtgcttattaaggattatattgatgggttgccttttaccgttgcacatgataattttgatgaatgtaatatgcatgtgcttgctgctcctacttaaaattattacgagagaggaactacacctccacctctctatgtttccaacatgataaaattgcaagaaactgtttatactattcattggcctttactttgtgtgcatgaattgttcttttatgacatgccgatgcataggaagagaattagacttcgtcattacatgatatatgttatttTGTGGTCACTACTAacttacaaatcattgctaattaaaattggctttgatataccctgggatccgggtggatccattacttgagcactatatgcctagcttaatggctttaaagaaagcgctaccggggagacaacccggaagttttagagagtcatttttttctgttgagtgcttttataaaatttaaaaacaaaaaaataaagtggggaacctaaaacttttcaaaaagaaaagtgaaagtgagagagacgagcattgttaaagtgggagcatgccttgaacttttttcatgcccatggaaactttgtgaaccttaattacagaaacttttcaacaaaaataattatctccttgtataaatccattatattataaaaataatgtgccaagatttgcctttaggatgattagattgcttgtttggtttgtgcggtgtaaaaacagaaactttggctgtagtgcgtgattttacattttttactggaaagtcaaacggttctgaaactttttgcacaatacttctatacaaattatttattttgtcctaattttcttcagaatttttggagttacagaagtatggtagatgttcatattgctacagactgtcatgtttaagactgattctgtttttgatgcattattttgctcgttttgatgaaactatcaattttatcggtggtataagccatggagaagttataatacagtagctataatgcaaaaacaaaatatgaatgagtttgcaacagtacttaaaatggtgatttgttttattatactaacggatctcatgagggttttgttaagttttgtgtgattgaagttttcaagttttgggtgagattacgatggatgaaggaataaggagtggcaagagcctaagcttggggatgcccgaggcaccccaaggtaatattcaaggactcccaagcaactaagcttggggatgcctcggaaggcatcccctctttcttctaacgattatcggtaattttacttagagctatatttttattcgtcacatgatatgcgtaaatcttggagcgtcgtgtgctttttacttttcttttaataaatgcaccatgctggtatgagatagtccttggttgatttacagaatgctctttgcacttcacttatatcttttgagtatggctttatagaatgcttcatgtgcttcacttatatcatttgaagtttggattgcctgtttccctacacatagaaaaccatcatttgtagaatgctcttttgcttcacttatatttgttagagtgtgggcatatcttttgcagaaagaattaaactctcttgcttcgcttatatccatttagagagatgataggaattggtcattcacatggttagtcataaaatcctacataaaacttgtagatcactgaatatgatatgtttgattccttgcaatagttttgcgatataaagatgatgatattagagtcatgctagtgagtaattgtggattggtagaaatacttgtgttgaggtttgtgattcccgaagcatgcacgtatggtgaactgttatgtgatgaagtcggagcatgatttattttttgttgtcttccttatgagtggtggtcgggtacgagcgatggtcttttcctaccaatatatccccctaggagcatgcgcgtagtactttgtttcgatagctaatagacttttgcaataagtatgcgagttctttatgactaatgttgagtccatggattatacgcactctcacccttccaccatttccagcctcttcggtaccgtgcattgccctttctcacctagagagttggtgcaaacttcaccggtgcatccaaatcccgtgatacgatacgctctatcacacataagcctccttatatcttcctcaaaagagccatCACACCTACCtagctatcatggcatttccatagccattccaagatatattgccatgcaacttccatcatcttcatatacatgacttgagcattcattgtcatattcctttgcatgatcgtaagatagtagcatgatattttcatggcttgtccatctTTTTTGAtatatttgctatgctagatcatcgcacatcctggtacactgctagaggcattcatatagagtcatattgttctagatatcgagttgtaatattgagttgtaagtaaataaaagtgtgatgatcatcattattagagcattgccccagtgaggaaaggatgatagagactatgattcccccacaagtcgggatgagactctggactttaaaataataaaagaggccaaagaagcccaaataaaaaaagaggctacaactgatcctttatacttgtgggttatcaatgtgtttcggtgggaccgagataGACTTCAGGGTTTTAGACATAGATGAATGTGAGAGTGTGGCTACGTGTTTTGGAGCAATATATCTAAGCACTTTGAGAAGTTAGTCCATGATCAAAAccccatccccttttaatagtattggtttttatttgcactcaatgtgatcttggatcacttaacaaaAAATGTGGAGTCTTGAAGCTTTGCCAACATTgttcctttgcattttgaggggtccacattcacaTCCCATTGTCATACCTAagttgaactttcctgaaatattctttGAGTAGGCATTAGTTAATGAAATATATATTGttatgaattatcaaaaccactcggggattagttgcactttcacactaGCACTGTcctcatggtggtggtggtggagatagAAGACCTTTAGGATTGGTTGTTAATCATTTGGGAATACATAAATCATGTATGTAATCATTGTTAAAAATAGACATGACTCCTCCTTATATATGTGGTGCTAAGGAAAAAGGGCCAAAACCAAGAGATGGGTCCAACGCCCTTGATCATGGCACACATGTGAGAGGCGAATAAGCCACACCTATTCAATTCGACTACCTCTTTGCATATAATACCCTTTCCCTTTCTTTCTGTATATTATGTTGCATTTATGTCGTGACTACCCGCTTTTCCCCCTAAGCCATGCAAATGGGAGATGGACCGTCACATGTAGAGGATGGGGGGAGGGATCACGAAGATCAAGGCCCAACCCCCGTGCATGTGAATTAATACCGCTACAAGTCCCGACCCTTGCATTCAACGTAAGATGAGGGCAAATTTGTCCCAAAAAATGTCCAGAGCTTTTTGGTATGCACGCTTAGCTTATACGCAAGATAATTAGAAGAAACAACCCAATAGAGTGACAAAGTTTACGACTATGAGCCCACGTGTAATGTGTATGGTCCAACTTTTGTTAGAAGCAACAAAGCATCAAACGCATGGCACATACAACTTGGAATACATTGATTGCAAAAATCTTTATACCTCCTCTCTTCAAACAATTTTCCATGTATTATATTGCATATCTAGTTTTATGCTATGACTATCCAATTTTGCCCCCGAGCCATGTAGATGGGAGGTGGATCATTGCATGATGGGGGAGGCGATGGGGAAGGAGGGGGGGGGCACGCATGCAAGTTAGTATCGCTACAACTCGGGACGCCTACATCCTACGCTACAACTCTGGACCCCTACACCCGACGTAAGCTGATCTCGCTATACTATTGCATTAATATTTATACCTCTTCCACTTCAAACAACTTTGCACATAACACTTTTCCGTTTTCATGTATTATTGCGTAATCAAGTTCCATGCTGCTTTTACCCCCCAAGTCATGCATATGGGAGGTGGATCGTTGCAttggggccggggggggggggggggagggaggcccaATCACATGCATGCAAATTAATACCGCTACAACTCCAGATCTCTACATTCGATGTAAGCTACCTTGTTTTGCCCCTAAGCCACATACGAGAGGTGGACCGCTGCATGAATGGGAGGGGAGGGGGCACATGAAGTGAGAGACCCAATCCCAGTTTCTTCGAATCTGCGCATTCAACACAAGCTCAGAAAAACAATGAGAGCTTTTCTTGGTATGGATGCTTAACTTTACACAATGACGAAGCAATAGCACATGAGCCACTATTGAAATtacatcaagaaatgatgaagtgcTTATCATTTGTTATGGGCAAATGACCGTCGTCGTCGGGTGCCCTTGTGCTCATGCCTGAGCTCTGTGACTTAAGTTGGCTCCGCCACTAATCTTACACGAAGATAATTAGGAACCGAGGTAGTACGCAATGATAACAACCATATAGTGAGCACACCGTCGCTGGGTGCTACAAACCTTCTTCCAGCTTAATTATCTGCACCCGATCAACGCTTGTTTTTCTTGGATTTCTGAGTCAAGCGGTTCCTTCTTCTCTGATAAAGGATCAACGACAGCGGCACGTCGATGACTCGTTTTGACGGTAGTAGTGGTCCTTCTCGAAATTTTGATATAAATTTTATTATATTTAAAATACTTTGTATACTTTCGATGAACTTCTATAATAGACCTGATCTTTTGGAAAAAAAAGTTTTCTCCTACTTCGAGCGCCGCCGGTCTGCTCGTCGACACAGCAGTTGGGAGATCGTTCGGCCATGGCTTGTTGGTTGCTATCCGATAGCTATCGAGCGGCTCACAGCCGAGTCGGAAGCCCTTGTGGCACGCGAGCTACGAGTGCGCCGTCGAACGCTGAATCCGAACACGTGGTGGCAGATCACGTCGggtatgtttttttttctttcgatcCATTATTTTTACCAGACCCCCCGCTGGGGGTTAGCCCGACTAATCCCTTCCGTCCCGCACCCTTCGTCTAATCGCCCCCAGCCCATGGAGGATTCCAAggggagcgacggcggcggcgagaggcccGGCGCCGACCACAACCCTAGCCCGGATCAGCTCCCGCCGGTCGCCGCTCCCGGAGGAGGGGAcgatgccgccgccgctgctgctgcggcGGCCGCGGCCTTGGCCGAGGACGAGGCGCGGCGCCCGTTCACGGCCCTCAGCCAGGTCGACGCCGACCTAGCCCTGGCGCGTGTCCTCCAGGAGCAGGTAAGTGGCGAGATCTCGCGGTCTGGGCCGTCCTCTCCCCGTACCTAGGGTTCCGAGGCGCGCGACTAACATCCCGTTTGGATCGGTTCGGTTGCAGGAACGGGCGTATATGATGCTCCGGATGaacggagtcggcggcggcggcggcgagggcagcgACTACGGGAGCTCGGAGGCCGGGAGCTACGAGTACGACGAGGATGCCGAGGAGgactacgaggaggagctcgagaACCACCTCCGCGTCCACCACCACGAGCACCCAGGCGGTGGCGAGGTTGATGGGGACGATGATCTCGAGGCTGATGGCGAGCGCGAGGGTGAGGGTGAGGGCGAGGATGAAGGCGAGGATGACGGTTCTGAAGAGAGCGAGTACGAGGAGGAGGGGTTTgatgaggacgaggaggtggaggatgtGGATCTAGACCCGGCAGAGTACGAGGACGACGAGGCTTATGCACGGGCGCTTCAGGACGCTGAGGAGCGTGAGGTTGCCGCGCGGCTTATGGCTCTCGCTGGGATCAGCGATTGTGAGTTTGGATTATTCTTTTCGGGTCACTTCACAGTTCGCGCGGGTTGCTGATGTACAGTTCTGCTTTTCCTTTGTAGGGCGGGCGGTGGAGCATGTTGAGGATCACATAAACGACGCGCAGGTACTGATTTATGTCTCCTTGTCTTGGATGGATTTAAATTTTGTATGCAGAAGTTGGAAGTTGGGAGCACTCAGTTTTGATGAAATGATCATGTACCGATAGCGATGCTTATTTTGTTAATGCGCGTGAGACACAGTGTAGTAGTACTTGCTTATTTTCATTGATGCAGTGATATAATTCCTTGCTAGAGCTAAATTATTCTCTGATataccacgacacttattttggaatgaagggagtagtaaTCAAAGCCAGATGCCTATGTGAAGTAGGCAGCGTTGCCGCATACCACTCTTTGCTAGAGATGTGGTTGTGCTGGACGGATTTAGTGTTTCTTGGTCGTTGAAGGGAGTGCTGCGGCATTCCGTTTGTTGATGCTGCCTCTCCTCTCGCTCGGGAGAGGCATTTGTTCATCTACTGGGTGCGTTTCGGGCTGGTCGTGTTCTAACCTCAGGTTTGACGTGTAGAAGTGCAAAAAAAAGAACCCCTCCAGCAAAAAAGGCGCTGCAAAGCGTGCATGTGCGTCTAGTAGTATTCTATAAGCGGTAAATTTACCTCCTGCTATATTTTCTCCGAGGATTACGGCAAGCACCTCCAGTTCCTCTAATTTATACGCGGAGAACTTTGTGTTTGCTCAAATTGTGGTATTGTGTTTTTGCGTACTCGTTGAAACCAGCCAAATTTGAACTGAGTAACTGACTATTTACAAATCTGCATGTGTTATTGAAAAAACACAGGATTCATGGCAAGAGGTTGATCCAGATGAGTACTCTTATGAGGCAAGTTGTTTTTGTTTATTCCCTTTGGTGCCTGGGCCTGCATCTAAAGTTCCAAGATGCAATGCTAATGGTTCTAGCCATGGTTTCAGGAATTAGTTGCATTGGGTGAAGTAGTTGGTACAGAAAGTAGAGGTCTCTCTGCTGATACACTTGCTTCCTTACCTTCAGTAACTTACAAGACAAAAGATATGCAAGATGGCAACACAGAACAGTACGTTCAAATACTTTTAAGTTTCATAGCCTTCCAGTAATATATATGTTATTGAAGTGGCATGCTGACGTGTAATTATTGTTGGTAGATGTGTAATTTGTCGTGTGGAATTTGAGGAAGGTGAATCTTTGGTTGCACTTCCCTGCAATCATTCATACCATCCTGACTGCATTAATCAGTGGCTTCAAATAAATAAGGTACAATGCTGCTTTTGACTTGGTTATTGTGAGAACATGTACAATAGCTTCCCAAGTTTTCTGGTATGAAGAATATCAGGCAATCACACCTGAATAGAAAATTTAGGGTTCCTTTGTACCTCTACTATACACCATATGTCTATGCTTATACTCTAGTTATTATACAGCTATGACTTGCTTTAGCCTTATACCGGTTGTCTGAAATGCACTTCTGTGCACATACCTTTTTAGAGGATTTTATGATCAATAGTTATGATTTAGTTCCATATATCCCTTTTAGTAAAGCTAGTTTCATATATCCCTTTTGCAAGTCAAGTAGAATATCATAAG comes from Triticum aestivum cultivar Chinese Spring chromosome 5B, IWGSC CS RefSeq v2.1, whole genome shotgun sequence and encodes:
- the LOC123112852 gene encoding E3 ubiquitin ligase BIG BROTHER-related, with protein sequence MEDSKGSDGGGERPGADHNPSPDQLPPVAAPGGGDDAAAAAAAAAAALAEDEARRPFTALSQVDADLALARVLQEQERAYMMLRMNGVGGGGGEGSDYGSSEAGSYEYDEDAEEDYEEELENHLRVHHHEHPGGGEVDGDDDLEADGEREGEGEGEDEGEDDGSEESEYEEEGFDEDEEVEDVDLDPAEYEDDEAYARALQDAEEREVAARLMALAGISDWRAVEHVEDHINDAQDSWQEVDPDEYSYEELVALGEVVGTESRGLSADTLASLPSVTYKTKDMQDGNTEQCVICRVEFEEGESLVALPCNHSYHPDCINQWLQINKVCPMCSAEVSTSASKQA